Genomic DNA from Thermobifida alba:
TGGCCGGCGTGGCCATCCTGGGCGCACCCGGGGCGCTGCTGGCCCTGCCCGCCGGGGCCAGCATGCAGACCTTCCTCAGCTTCTACATCAGGCGCTACGAGGTGGCCGAGCACCCGCTGCTGGCCGCCGGGGCGGCCGAGGACCAGCCGCAGGGGGAGCCTCCCCCCGACTCCCCGGCCGGGAACGGGCCCCGCCCCGGGGGGTCCTCCGCGGCCGACACGAAGCAGCCCGAACCGGAGTGACCACCGCCGGACGGGGGCGAAACGGGCGGCAACCTACTCTTCCGCACCACCACAGTTCAAGCCCAACAAACCGGCAATGGGGGCGAGAAGGAATTTTTGGACAGCGGTGGGGACAGTTTGTAGGAACCTCCTGGCGGAATCGGTTCCCCCGCGGGGGAGGCCCGTCGCATACTCACTCGTGGGAGGGGGATCGTGAGGATGAAACAGGAGTTGACCGCCCTGTGCTGTGACTGCGGGGCGATCCGCCTGGTCAGCCCGCACCGGGGCATCGGGGAGGCCCAGTCGGCCTACGGCGCGGTCCGGTGCGTGGTGTGGCGGCTGTGCCGTTCCTGCGGGCGGCGGACCTACCACGCCTACATGCGCGACGACGACGACCGCGACGAGTTGGAGGACGCGCTGCGGTTGGACGACGCGCTCGCCGCCGAGGCGCTGGAGGAGGAGGTGGAGCAGCTGCGCCTGTGCGGGGTGGAGGTCGGCCACGCCCCGGTCCCCGCGATCTGGGACAGCCAGCCCGTCGGCATGATCACCCAGCGGTTGAGCGACCGGACGTACTCCCTCGTGCTGGATCCCAACTCCTCGATCGTGGCCCGGCTCAAGCTCATCGACCTGGTGTGGTACGAGCTGACCACCGGGGAGCACGGCGACCGCTGGCACATCCAGCCCTCCGAC
This window encodes:
- a CDS encoding DUF6315 family protein, translating into MKQELTALCCDCGAIRLVSPHRGIGEAQSAYGAVRCVVWRLCRSCGRRTYHAYMRDDDDRDELEDALRLDDALAAEALEEEVEQLRLCGVEVGHAPVPAIWDSQPVGMITQRLSDRTYSLVLDPNSSIVARLKLIDLVWYELTTGEHGDRWHIQPSDDGPGYAVRLFGFRSSR